A single region of the Bacteroides luhongzhouii genome encodes:
- a CDS encoding alpha-amylase family glycosyl hydrolase, with translation MNDENKIIIYQVFTRLFGNNNNHCVYNGDIATNGCGKMADFTLKALGEIKKLGTTHIWYTGIIEHATQTDYRRYNISPDHPAIVKGKAGSPYAIKDYYDVDPDLANDVQGRMKEFENLVHRTHRAGLKVIIDFVPNHVARQYHSDAQPDGTTELGANDDPSQSFSPYNNFYYIPQAELRAQFDMKNGAAEPYREFPAKATGNNRFDATPNITDWYETVKLNYGVDYQNGGTCHFSPTPDTWIKMLDILLFWASKNIDGFRCDMAEMVPVEFWEWVIPQVKEVYPEILFIAEVYNPSEYRNYLFRGKFDYLYDKVGLYDTLRNVACGYESAAAITHCWQSLNGIEKKMLNFLENHDEQRIASDFFAGNPRKGIPALIVSACMNTNPMMIYFGQEFGELGMDSEGFSGRDGRTTIFDYWSVDTIRRWRNGGKFDGKMLTEEHKHLYSIYQKVLTLCNEEQAIKKGVFFDLMYANINGWRFNEQKQYTFMRKYKNEILFFVINFDSQLVDVAINVPSHAFDFLQIPQMESYQAIDLMTGAKEEICLLPYKPTDVSVGGYNGKILKITF, from the coding sequence ATGAATGACGAAAATAAAATAATTATCTATCAAGTGTTCACCCGCCTGTTTGGAAATAACAACAACCACTGCGTCTACAATGGAGACATTGCCACCAACGGCTGTGGGAAAATGGCTGATTTCACGCTCAAGGCACTTGGTGAAATCAAAAAGCTAGGTACTACGCATATATGGTATACAGGCATCATCGAACATGCCACTCAAACGGATTATCGCCGTTATAACATCAGTCCGGATCATCCTGCCATTGTGAAAGGAAAAGCTGGCTCTCCCTATGCCATCAAGGATTATTATGATGTAGATCCTGACTTGGCCAACGACGTACAAGGACGTATGAAAGAATTTGAGAACCTGGTACACCGTACACATCGCGCAGGTCTGAAAGTGATTATAGATTTTGTACCTAATCACGTAGCACGCCAATACCATTCGGACGCACAGCCCGACGGTACGACGGAATTGGGGGCTAACGATGACCCCAGTCAATCTTTCAGTCCATACAATAATTTCTATTATATTCCGCAAGCGGAACTTCGTGCCCAGTTCGATATGAAAAACGGCGCAGCAGAGCCTTACCGGGAATTTCCGGCTAAAGCTACCGGTAACAATCGTTTTGACGCTACGCCCAATATCACCGACTGGTATGAAACGGTGAAATTAAATTATGGAGTGGATTATCAGAATGGCGGTACCTGCCACTTCTCCCCGACTCCGGACACTTGGATAAAGATGCTGGACATTCTTCTTTTCTGGGCATCAAAGAACATTGACGGTTTCCGTTGTGACATGGCAGAAATGGTTCCCGTTGAATTTTGGGAATGGGTTATTCCTCAAGTAAAAGAGGTTTATCCTGAAATACTTTTCATCGCAGAAGTCTATAATCCCAGTGAATATCGTAATTATCTGTTCCGTGGCAAGTTTGACTATCTATATGATAAGGTAGGACTGTATGATACGCTGCGGAACGTAGCCTGCGGATATGAATCTGCCGCCGCAATCACTCATTGCTGGCAAAGCCTGAATGGAATAGAGAAAAAAATGCTCAACTTCCTGGAGAACCACGATGAGCAACGTATCGCGTCTGATTTCTTTGCCGGTAACCCGCGTAAAGGGATTCCCGCACTAATCGTTTCTGCTTGCATGAACACCAATCCTATGATGATCTATTTCGGTCAGGAGTTCGGAGAGCTGGGCATGGATAGCGAAGGATTCAGCGGAAGAGACGGACGGACTACTATATTTGATTATTGGAGTGTAGATACTATACGTCGTTGGCGAAACGGAGGTAAATTTGACGGGAAAATGCTTACTGAAGAGCATAAGCACCTCTACTCTATCTATCAAAAAGTACTGACGCTTTGCAACGAAGAGCAGGCAATCAAAAAGGGGGTATTCTTTGACTTAATGTATGCCAATATAAACGGATGGCGTTTCAATGAGCAGAAGCAATATACTTTTATGCGGAAATATAAAAACGAGATTCTGTTTTTCGTTATCAATTTCGACAGTCAACTGGTAGATGTTGCCATCAACGTGCCTTCACATGCCTTCGACTTTTTACAGATTCCTCAAATGGAATCTTATCAGGCTATCGATTTGATGACTGGCGCTAAAGAAGAAATCTGCTTATTACCTTATAAACCGACAGATGTTTCGGTCGGAGGTTATAACGGAAAAATTTTAAAAATTACTTTTTAA
- a CDS encoding DUF362 domain-containing protein has product MDRRDFLKTVAITGAALSIQHSEAMEILTQTINNTNGGNPDLVAVMGGEPEAMFRRAISELGGMKQFVKPGQKVVVKPNIGWDKVPELAGNTNPQLIAEIVKQCFAAGAKEVTVFDHTCDDWQKCYKNSGIEAAAKAAGAKVMPAHLESYYKPVNLPNGQKMKKAKIHEAILNCDVWINVPILKNHGGANLTISMKNHMGIVWDRGFFHQNDLQQCIADICTLQKKAVLNVVDAYRIMKTNGPRGRSASDVVLAKGLFISPDIVAVDTAAAKFFNQIREMPLDTVGHLAKGEALKIGTMNIDKLNVKRIKM; this is encoded by the coding sequence ATGGACAGAAGGGACTTTTTAAAAACAGTAGCCATAACCGGTGCCGCATTGAGTATTCAGCATTCGGAGGCAATGGAGATATTAACCCAGACTATTAATAATACGAACGGAGGCAATCCGGACTTGGTAGCCGTTATGGGTGGAGAACCGGAAGCTATGTTCCGCCGTGCTATCAGCGAACTGGGCGGTATGAAGCAATTCGTCAAACCGGGACAGAAGGTGGTCGTAAAACCTAATATCGGTTGGGATAAAGTGCCGGAACTGGCAGGAAACACCAACCCGCAACTGATTGCTGAAATCGTGAAACAATGCTTTGCTGCCGGAGCTAAAGAAGTGACCGTATTCGATCATACTTGTGACGATTGGCAGAAGTGCTACAAAAACAGCGGCATCGAAGCGGCGGCAAAAGCTGCCGGAGCAAAAGTAATGCCTGCTCATTTGGAGTCTTATTACAAGCCGGTAAACTTACCCAACGGTCAGAAGATGAAGAAAGCAAAGATACATGAAGCCATCCTGAATTGCGATGTATGGATCAATGTTCCCATCCTGAAAAACCACGGGGGCGCCAATCTGACTATCTCGATGAAAAATCACATGGGAATTGTTTGGGACCGTGGATTTTTCCACCAGAATGACTTGCAACAATGTATTGCCGATATCTGCACACTGCAAAAGAAAGCTGTACTGAACGTAGTAGACGCCTATCGTATCATGAAAACCAATGGTCCGCGAGGACGTTCTGCCTCGGACGTCGTGTTAGCGAAAGGACTGTTCATTTCACCGGATATTGTAGCAGTGGACACGGCTGCCGCCAAATTTTTCAATCAAATACGTGAGATGCCACTAGATACTGTGGGACACCTCGCTAAAGGAGAAGCACTGAAAATAGGAACCATGAACATTGACAAGCTGAATGTCAAGCGAATTAAGATGTAA
- a CDS encoding patatin-like phospholipase family protein: protein MEVFTNNRNSRKYQIGYALSGGFIKGFAHLGVMQALLEHDIKPEIISGVSAGALAGVFYADGNEPHKVLDYFSGHKFQDLTKLVIPKKGLFDLCEFIDFLRTNVKAKNLEDLQLPLIITATDLDHGRMVHFHRGSIAERVAASCCMPVMFAPVNIDGTNYVDGGLMMNLPVSTLRRVCNKVVAVNVSPIMAQDYKMNIVSIAMRSFHFMFRANTFPEREKCDLLIEPYNLYGYSNTELEKAEEIFGQGYNTANEVLNQLLEEKGKIWK, encoded by the coding sequence ATGGAGGTATTCACAAATAACAGGAATAGCCGGAAATATCAGATTGGCTATGCACTAAGCGGAGGATTTATTAAAGGATTTGCCCATTTGGGAGTTATGCAAGCTCTTTTAGAGCATGATATTAAACCGGAAATCATCTCCGGAGTAAGCGCAGGAGCACTTGCCGGTGTCTTTTATGCAGATGGCAACGAACCCCACAAAGTACTTGATTATTTCTCCGGACATAAATTCCAGGATTTAACCAAACTGGTAATTCCTAAAAAAGGATTATTTGACCTTTGTGAATTTATAGACTTTCTCCGAACCAACGTTAAAGCAAAAAACTTGGAAGATTTACAACTTCCTCTGATTATCACAGCAACCGACCTCGATCATGGACGCATGGTTCACTTTCACCGGGGTAGCATAGCTGAACGGGTTGCTGCTTCTTGTTGTATGCCTGTTATGTTCGCACCAGTCAATATAGATGGCACTAACTATGTTGATGGAGGATTGATGATGAATCTTCCCGTATCTACCCTGCGTAGAGTGTGCAATAAGGTGGTGGCTGTCAACGTAAGCCCCATCATGGCACAGGACTACAAAATGAATATTGTAAGCATTGCTATGCGTTCATTCCATTTTATGTTCCGCGCCAATACTTTTCCAGAAAGAGAAAAGTGTGATTTATTAATCGAGCCATACAATCTATACGGATATAGCAATACCGAACTGGAGAAAGCAGAAGAAATCTTCGGACAGGGATATAATACAGCAAATGAAGTACTTAATCAACTGTTGGAAGAAAAAGGGAAAATATGGAAATAA
- a CDS encoding 4Fe-4S binding protein produces the protein MLRKLRIGISALLFVLISFFFLDFAEILPNSFHRLAHLQFVPAILSLSIGILLFLIALTLLFGRVYCSTICPMGILQDVIARISKATGKKKKRYSYSPAKNKLRWGILGLTVIGFLCGFTFVVGLLDPYSAYGRVVVHIFKPIYMLGNNLLESVFSKFDNYTFYQVDTSVLSISSLFIAVITLAVIFVMAWKHGRTWCNTVCPVGTVLGLLSRFSLFKVRIDTAKCNGCGLCATKCKASCINSKEHAIDYSRCVDCFDCLEACKQKALVYNPSLKKQQTNVEAPTPSSPDTDSSKRRFLVAGLVTAGATPKLLSQAKESVARLEGKKAYKKENPITPPGSISREHFQQQCTSCHLCVSKCPSHVLQPAFMEYGLAGIMQPTVSFEKGFCNFDCTVCGDVCPNGAILPISVEQKHLTQMGYVVFIEENCIVYTDGTSCGACSEHCPTQAVAMVPYKDGLTIPHVNKEICVGCGGCEYVCPARPFRAIYIEGNPVQKEAKPFKESEEHKVEIDDFGF, from the coding sequence ATGTTAAGAAAGCTACGTATTGGAATATCAGCACTATTATTTGTGCTGATTTCTTTCTTTTTTCTCGATTTCGCAGAAATATTACCGAACAGTTTTCATCGGCTGGCACATTTGCAATTTGTTCCAGCCATCCTTTCACTAAGTATAGGTATCTTATTATTTCTCATTGCGTTAACGCTCTTGTTTGGACGCGTTTATTGTTCCACAATTTGCCCTATGGGTATTTTGCAGGATGTCATTGCACGCATTTCAAAAGCAACAGGGAAAAAGAAAAAAAGATATAGTTACAGTCCCGCAAAAAACAAATTGCGTTGGGGCATACTCGGACTGACAGTAATCGGGTTTCTATGCGGATTTACATTTGTTGTAGGCCTGCTCGATCCATACAGCGCGTATGGACGTGTGGTAGTGCATATATTCAAACCTATCTACATGTTGGGGAATAATCTGTTGGAATCCGTCTTTTCCAAGTTCGACAATTATACGTTTTATCAGGTAGATACCTCTGTTTTAAGCATTTCTTCTCTTTTCATTGCTGTTATCACTCTTGCAGTTATTTTTGTAATGGCATGGAAACACGGACGGACATGGTGCAATACGGTTTGTCCCGTAGGAACAGTATTGGGATTATTGAGCCGCTTTTCATTATTTAAGGTCCGCATTGATACTGCGAAATGTAATGGATGCGGGCTTTGTGCTACCAAATGCAAAGCCTCCTGCATCAATAGTAAGGAACATGCCATTGATTATAGCCGTTGTGTAGATTGTTTCGACTGTCTGGAAGCATGCAAGCAAAAGGCATTGGTCTACAACCCTTCTTTAAAGAAACAACAAACAAACGTAGAAGCCCCTACGCCATCATCACCGGACACGGATTCATCCAAACGCCGCTTTTTGGTTGCCGGTCTTGTTACTGCCGGGGCTACTCCCAAACTCCTGTCCCAAGCCAAAGAATCCGTTGCAAGATTAGAAGGCAAGAAGGCATACAAAAAAGAGAATCCAATCACTCCTCCGGGCTCTATCAGTCGGGAACACTTTCAACAGCAATGTACATCCTGTCATCTTTGTGTCAGCAAATGCCCCTCTCATGTTCTGCAACCTGCTTTTATGGAGTATGGTTTGGCAGGCATAATGCAGCCGACCGTTAGTTTTGAGAAAGGATTTTGTAATTTTGACTGTACTGTTTGCGGAGACGTTTGTCCCAATGGAGCAATTCTTCCCATAAGTGTAGAGCAAAAACATCTTACACAAATGGGATATGTTGTTTTTATCGAGGAAAATTGCATCGTTTATACTGATGGAACCAGTTGCGGAGCGTGCTCCGAGCACTGTCCTACACAGGCTGTGGCAATGGTACCATATAAAGACGGATTAACGATCCCTCATGTAAACAAAGAAATATGCGTAGGTTGTGGAGGATGTGAATATGTTTGTCCTGCCCGTCCATTCCGCGCTATCTATATTGAAGGAAATCCAGTGCAAAAAGAAGCAAAACCTTTTAAAGAAAGCGAAGAACATAAAGTGGAGATAGACGATTTCGGATTCTAA
- a CDS encoding glutamine synthetase family protein, whose protein sequence is MNQDLSMNANQLVAFLQKPTSEFTKADIISFIQQKDIRMVNFMYPAGDGRLKTLNFVINNQAYLEAILTCGERVDGSSLFSFIEAGSSDLYVIPRFCTAFVDPFAEIPTLSMLCSFFNKDGEPLESAPEHTLYKASKTFTEVTGMEFQAMGELEYYVIAPDTGMFQATDQRGYHESGPYAKFNEFRTQCMSYIAQTGGQIKYGHSEVGNFTLDGYIYEQNEIEFLPVPVSQAADQLMIAKWVIRNLGYRYGYNVTFAPKITAGKAGSGLHVHMRIMKDGKNQMLKDGVLSETARKAIAGMMVLAPSITAFGNTNPTSYFRLVPHQEAPTNVCWGDRNRSVLVRVPLGWAAKTDMCTLANPLETESHFDTSQKQTVEMRSPDGSADLYQLLAGLAVACRHGFEIENALDIAQKTYVNVNIHQKENEDKLNSLAQLPDSCEASADCLQQQRAIFEQYNVFSPAMIDGIIRRLRSYEDKTLRADLEGKPMEMLDLVHKYFHCG, encoded by the coding sequence ATGAATCAAGATTTGTCAATGAATGCTAACCAGTTGGTAGCATTCCTTCAAAAGCCAACTTCAGAGTTTACAAAAGCCGACATTATCTCATTTATCCAGCAAAAAGATATCCGCATGGTCAATTTCATGTATCCGGCGGGAGACGGTCGTCTGAAAACCCTGAACTTTGTTATCAACAATCAAGCCTATCTGGAAGCTATTCTTACTTGTGGAGAACGGGTAGACGGTTCCAGTCTTTTTTCTTTCATAGAAGCGGGCAGTAGTGACCTTTATGTGATTCCCCGTTTCTGTACTGCATTCGTTGATCCGTTTGCCGAGATTCCGACGCTGTCTATGCTTTGCTCTTTCTTCAATAAAGACGGCGAACCCCTCGAAAGTGCACCAGAACACACCCTTTACAAAGCAAGCAAAACTTTTACAGAAGTTACCGGAATGGAATTTCAGGCAATGGGCGAATTGGAATATTATGTAATAGCCCCGGATACAGGTATGTTTCAAGCAACCGACCAACGTGGTTATCACGAATCGGGTCCATACGCTAAATTCAATGAGTTCCGTACTCAATGTATGTCTTATATCGCACAGACAGGCGGGCAAATAAAGTATGGACACTCCGAAGTGGGTAATTTTACGCTGGATGGCTATATTTATGAGCAGAATGAGATTGAGTTCCTGCCGGTTCCTGTATCGCAGGCGGCAGATCAGTTGATGATTGCCAAATGGGTGATTCGTAATCTGGGATACAGATATGGATATAATGTGACCTTTGCTCCTAAAATAACAGCCGGTAAGGCAGGATCGGGCTTGCACGTACACATGCGTATCATGAAAGACGGAAAGAACCAAATGTTGAAAGACGGCGTTTTGTCGGAAACAGCGCGTAAAGCAATTGCCGGAATGATGGTGCTTGCTCCTTCAATCACTGCCTTTGGAAATACCAATCCTACTTCTTATTTCCGTCTTGTTCCTCATCAGGAGGCACCTACCAATGTTTGCTGGGGAGATCGTAACCGTTCCGTATTAGTACGTGTACCATTAGGATGGGCCGCAAAAACAGATATGTGTACATTGGCCAATCCGTTGGAAACCGAAAGCCATTTTGACACCAGCCAGAAGCAGACTGTAGAAATGCGTTCTCCGGATGGTTCGGCAGATTTGTATCAACTGTTGGCTGGTTTGGCTGTTGCCTGCCGTCATGGGTTTGAAATTGAGAATGCGTTGGATATCGCTCAAAAGACGTATGTGAATGTGAATATCCATCAGAAAGAGAATGAAGATAAACTGAATTCACTGGCACAACTGCCGGATAGCTGTGAGGCTTCTGCTGATTGCCTGCAACAACAACGGGCAATCTTTGAACAATATAATGTCTTTAGTCCGGCAATGATTGATGGTATCATCCGCAGACTTCGCAGTTACGAAGATAAAACGTTGCGTGCGGATTTGGAAGGAAAGCCGATGGAGATGTTAGATCTCGTACATAAGTATTTCCATTGTGGATAA
- a CDS encoding PepSY-like domain-containing protein: MKKFMICAITLFLLLSTSVFGDTPPGNVQATFKKMYPKANSIAWSQDDGYYCANFVMNGFTKNVWFNVRGQWVMTQTDLVSLDRLSPAVYNAFVSGAYANWVVDNVTMVEFPKWQAIIVIKVGQDNVDIKYQLFYTPQGVLLKTRNVSDMYDILGPSTFLVN; encoded by the coding sequence ATGAAGAAATTTATGATTTGTGCAATCACGCTGTTTTTGCTATTATCTACATCTGTCTTTGGAGATACCCCTCCCGGCAATGTACAGGCAACCTTCAAAAAAATGTATCCCAAAGCAAATAGCATCGCCTGGTCACAAGATGACGGGTATTATTGTGCCAATTTTGTAATGAACGGATTTACTAAAAATGTGTGGTTTAACGTCCGAGGACAATGGGTGATGACGCAGACTGATCTTGTTAGCCTTGATCGTCTGTCACCGGCAGTCTATAATGCTTTTGTATCCGGGGCATATGCAAATTGGGTGGTAGATAATGTGACAATGGTAGAGTTTCCCAAATGGCAGGCTATTATTGTAATTAAAGTAGGACAAGATAACGTTGACATTAAATATCAGTTATTCTATACTCCACAAGGAGTATTACTGAAAACACGCAACGTGAGTGATATGTATGATATTCTCGGACCAAGTACCTTTTTGGTAAACTAG
- a CDS encoding DUF169 domain-containing protein, with the protein MDIQTFIQNFKEAFGENAELPLVFWYSDILEGTAEKINGCFFKGMKTVREGGTISLNAENIGCGGGKFYTGFTEMPERVPTFVSLKERYKQTPEMVIEFIRQLGVPRAEKKYLHFARIDKIASLEQMEGVMFIANPDMLSGLTTWAYYDNNAEDGVVSLFGSGCSSIVTQATLENRKGGKRTFIGFFDPSVRPYFEADKLSYTIPMSRFREMCGTMRQSCLFDTHAWGKIRERMGTE; encoded by the coding sequence ATGGACATCCAAACATTTATTCAGAACTTCAAGGAGGCATTCGGAGAGAATGCCGAATTACCTCTTGTATTTTGGTATTCGGATATACTGGAAGGAACAGCAGAGAAAATTAACGGTTGCTTCTTTAAGGGTATGAAGACTGTCAGAGAAGGTGGCACTATCAGCTTGAATGCAGAAAATATCGGTTGCGGTGGCGGCAAATTCTACACAGGTTTTACAGAAATGCCTGAACGCGTACCGACTTTTGTCTCACTAAAAGAACGATATAAACAGACTCCGGAAATGGTCATTGAGTTTATCCGGCAACTCGGGGTTCCGAGGGCAGAAAAGAAATACCTTCATTTTGCCCGTATAGACAAAATAGCAAGTCTGGAACAAATGGAAGGCGTCATGTTTATCGCCAATCCTGATATGCTTTCCGGACTGACTACATGGGCTTACTATGATAACAATGCCGAAGATGGTGTCGTCTCTTTATTCGGTTCCGGTTGCAGTTCCATAGTGACACAAGCCACTCTTGAAAACCGCAAAGGAGGCAAGCGGACATTTATCGGTTTCTTCGACCCGTCGGTGCGTCCATACTTTGAAGCGGATAAGTTGAGTTATACGATACCTATGTCCAGATTCAGGGAAATGTGTGGGACTATGCGCCAAAGTTGCCTGTTTGATACGCATGCATGGGGAAAGATTCGGGAAAGAATGGGCACCGAATAA
- a CDS encoding DUF4846 domain-containing protein, translated as MKYLLIYIGLLCTSLQLWGQETVATRIAPPTGYISEACADHSFTGYLRNLPLMPKGSKVMLYNGKEKSNQSAAYAVIDMEIGNRDLQQCADAVMRLWAEYLWKHKRYGEIKFNFTNGFPAGYKKWAEGNRIKVSGNQVQWYAAGKGVDYSYKTFRNYLDMVFMYAGTASLSRELQAVSYTSLQPGDVFIKGGSPGHAVIVVDVAVHPATKKKVFLLAQSYMPAQQIHILVNPVSRSLSPWYELAETDAGKLYTPEWIFSRKDLKRFKE; from the coding sequence ATGAAGTATTTACTAATATATATAGGGTTACTTTGTACATCCCTGCAATTGTGGGGACAAGAAACGGTTGCTACAAGAATTGCTCCTCCGACGGGATATATCAGCGAGGCTTGTGCCGATCATTCGTTTACAGGTTATTTACGTAATTTGCCTTTGATGCCGAAAGGTAGTAAAGTGATGCTTTATAATGGAAAAGAAAAATCGAATCAGTCCGCAGCTTACGCTGTAATCGATATGGAGATAGGCAACCGTGATTTGCAACAGTGTGCCGATGCGGTAATGCGTTTGTGGGCGGAATATCTGTGGAAACATAAACGATATGGAGAAATAAAATTCAACTTCACCAATGGTTTCCCTGCCGGGTATAAGAAATGGGCGGAAGGAAATCGGATAAAAGTCAGCGGCAATCAAGTGCAATGGTATGCTGCGGGCAAAGGAGTGGATTATTCCTATAAAACTTTCCGTAACTATCTCGATATGGTCTTTATGTATGCCGGAACGGCTTCTTTATCCCGCGAGCTTCAGGCTGTGTCTTATACTTCTTTGCAACCCGGTGATGTATTTATTAAAGGAGGCTCACCCGGACATGCAGTCATTGTTGTAGATGTTGCTGTTCATCCGGCTACCAAAAAGAAAGTGTTCCTGTTGGCTCAGAGCTATATGCCTGCACAGCAGATTCATATTCTTGTAAATCCTGTCAGTCGCAGCCTTTCCCCCTGGTATGAATTGGCGGAAACGGATGCGGGGAAACTATATACTCCGGAATGGATTTTTAGCCGGAAAGATTTAAAACGCTTTAAGGAGTAG
- a CDS encoding ECF transporter S component: METSAKLYSLNYSNVRTYLFALLFVAGNIALPQICHLVPYGGPTLLPIYFFTLIAAYKYGFRVGLLTAILSPVINHLLFAMPSGAALPIILIKSALLAGASALAARTLKFISLWAILGVVLSYQIIGTAFEWAFIGNFHAAVQDFRIGIPGMLIQWFGGYALLKAIAKL, translated from the coding sequence ATGGAAACATCTGCTAAACTCTATTCACTGAATTACAGCAATGTAAGAACTTACCTCTTTGCCCTGCTATTTGTGGCAGGAAACATTGCACTTCCACAAATCTGTCATCTTGTACCATACGGTGGTCCTACTTTATTGCCGATCTATTTTTTCACGTTGATCGCAGCTTATAAATATGGCTTTCGTGTGGGATTACTGACAGCAATTCTTTCTCCTGTCATCAATCACCTGTTATTTGCAATGCCTTCGGGAGCTGCACTCCCCATTATATTGATAAAATCCGCTTTACTTGCCGGTGCTTCCGCCTTGGCTGCACGAACACTGAAATTCATTTCTTTATGGGCTATTCTCGGTGTCGTTCTCTCCTATCAGATTATAGGAACTGCTTTTGAATGGGCATTCATCGGAAATTTCCATGCAGCAGTGCAAGATTTCCGCATTGGTATTCCCGGTATGTTAATTCAATGGTTTGGCGGCTACGCCCTACTGAAAGCGATTGCAAAACTCTAA